Proteins from one Streptomyces sp. NBC_00390 genomic window:
- a CDS encoding CBS domain-containing protein — MRTMTVGGVMVGEVVSVTPLTPFKELAKLLAEHNVSGLPVVDDDNRVLGVISQSDLLVRQASESAADRTAQEPQHARTAGRATDKQTGLTAEQLMSTPAVTVHADDKIAKAARTMLRHSVERLPVVDAEDRLVGIVTRRDLLQVFLRPDPEIRRHVIEDVLLNTLRLTPDVVDVHVVDGVVTLEGQLERRSQIDVMLRLTQQVDGVVSVVDRLSYRLDDVVIPSEDSTYGWPW, encoded by the coding sequence CGGCGAGGTCGTCTCGGTCACGCCGCTCACTCCGTTCAAGGAGCTCGCCAAGTTGCTCGCCGAGCACAACGTCAGCGGGCTTCCGGTTGTCGACGACGACAACCGGGTACTCGGGGTCATCTCCCAGAGCGACCTTCTCGTACGGCAGGCCTCGGAATCAGCCGCCGACAGGACAGCCCAGGAACCCCAGCACGCCAGGACGGCGGGTCGAGCCACGGACAAGCAGACCGGCCTCACTGCCGAGCAGCTGATGTCCACCCCCGCCGTCACCGTCCACGCCGACGACAAGATCGCCAAGGCGGCGCGGACGATGCTTCGCCACAGCGTCGAACGACTGCCTGTGGTCGATGCGGAGGACCGCTTGGTCGGCATCGTCACCCGTCGCGATCTGCTCCAGGTGTTCCTGCGCCCCGACCCCGAGATCCGCCGCCATGTGATCGAGGACGTTCTGCTGAACACGCTCCGGCTGACTCCGGATGTCGTCGATGTGCACGTCGTCGACGGAGTGGTCACGTTGGAAGGGCAGCTCGAGCGACGCAGCCAGATCGACGTGATGCTACGACTCACCCAGCAGGTGGACGGCGTGGTGAGCGTGGTGGACCGCCTCTCGTACCGGCTCGACGACGTTGTGATTCCGTCCGAGGACTCGACGTACGGATGGCCCTGGTGA